From a region of the Tateyamaria omphalii genome:
- the acnA gene encoding aconitate hydratase AcnA: MPITVGHDTAKTRKTLTVGGQSIDYYSIPAATDAGLGDFAKLPAALKVVLENMLRFEDGKTVSTDDIKAFATWGAQGGKNPREIAYRPARVLMQDFTGVPAVVDLAAMRDGLVALGGDPEKINPLNPVDLVIDHSVMIDEFGNPRAFQMNVDREYERNMERYTFLKWGQSAFNNFRVVPPGTGICHQVNLEYLAQTVWTDHDQNGAEVAYPDTLVGTDSHTTMVNGAAVLGWGVGGIEAEAAMLGQPISMLIPEVIGFELTGSMLEGTTGTDLVLKVVEMLRAKGVVGKFVEFYGEGLDRLPLADRATIANMAPEYGATCGFFPIDDETLRYLRNTGRDEDRIALVEAYAKENGFWRGADYAPIYTDTLHLDMGTIVPAISGPKRPQDYVALTEGQNAFRKEMEETFKRPMGKEVPVDGEDYTMESGKVVIASITSCTNTSNPYVMIGAGLVARKAAALGLDRKPWVKTSLAPGSQVVSAYLEAAGLQEDLDKIGFNLVGYGCTTCIGNSGPIQEEISKAIADGDLVATSVLSGNRNFEGRISPDVRANYLASPPLVVAYALAGTLDINLAEDAIGQDGDGNDVFLKDIWPTSQEVAELVEATVTREAFQEKYAEVFTGDEKWQGVETTDQKTYDWPPTSTYVQNPPYFQGMSPEPGVITNIEGAKVLALLGDMITTDHISPAGAFKESTPAGQYLTERQVAPREFNSYGSRRGNHEIMMRGTFANIRIKNEMLDGVEGGYTKGPDGEQTSIFDAAMAHQENGTPLVIFGGEQYGAGSSRDWAAKGTALLGVKAVIAESFERIHRSNLVGMGVIPFEFTNGDTRKSLGLKGDETVSISGLDTIQPLQEVPCTITMGDGSVKEITLKCRIDTAIEIEYIEHGGVLHYVLRNLASAA; encoded by the coding sequence ATGCCCATCACCGTAGGTCATGATACCGCCAAGACGCGCAAGACGCTGACCGTCGGCGGCCAGTCCATCGACTATTACTCCATCCCCGCTGCGACCGACGCGGGCCTGGGCGATTTTGCCAAGCTGCCCGCCGCCCTCAAGGTCGTGCTCGAAAACATGCTGCGCTTCGAAGACGGCAAGACCGTCAGCACCGACGACATCAAGGCCTTTGCGACATGGGGCGCCCAGGGCGGCAAGAACCCGCGCGAGATCGCCTACCGCCCCGCCCGCGTGCTGATGCAGGACTTCACCGGCGTGCCCGCGGTCGTGGACCTCGCTGCCATGCGCGACGGTCTGGTGGCCCTGGGCGGTGATCCGGAAAAGATCAACCCGCTGAACCCCGTCGACCTGGTCATCGACCACTCTGTCATGATCGACGAGTTCGGCAACCCCCGCGCCTTCCAGATGAATGTCGACCGCGAATACGAACGGAACATGGAGCGCTACACGTTCCTCAAATGGGGCCAGTCCGCGTTCAACAACTTCCGCGTGGTCCCGCCCGGCACCGGCATCTGCCACCAGGTGAACCTGGAATACCTGGCCCAGACCGTCTGGACCGATCACGACCAGAACGGCGCCGAAGTGGCCTATCCCGATACGCTCGTCGGCACCGACTCGCACACCACCATGGTCAACGGCGCCGCCGTTCTGGGTTGGGGCGTTGGCGGGATCGAGGCGGAAGCCGCCATGCTCGGCCAGCCCATCTCGATGCTCATCCCCGAAGTCATCGGGTTTGAGCTGACCGGCTCCATGCTCGAAGGCACCACAGGCACCGACCTCGTCCTGAAAGTGGTCGAAATGCTGCGCGCCAAGGGCGTCGTCGGCAAATTCGTCGAATTCTACGGCGAGGGTCTCGACCGCCTGCCGCTCGCCGACCGTGCGACCATTGCAAACATGGCCCCCGAATACGGCGCCACCTGCGGCTTCTTCCCCATCGACGACGAAACCCTGCGCTACCTGCGCAACACCGGCCGGGACGAGGACCGCATCGCACTGGTCGAAGCCTATGCCAAGGAAAACGGATTCTGGCGCGGCGCGGATTACGCACCGATCTACACTGACACGCTGCACCTCGACATGGGCACCATTGTGCCTGCCATCTCGGGCCCCAAACGCCCACAGGACTACGTGGCGCTGACCGAAGGGCAAAACGCCTTCCGCAAGGAAATGGAAGAGACGTTCAAGCGTCCCATGGGCAAAGAGGTTCCGGTCGACGGCGAAGACTACACCATGGAATCGGGCAAGGTCGTGATCGCCTCGATCACCTCGTGCACCAACACATCGAACCCCTACGTGATGATCGGCGCGGGCCTCGTGGCACGCAAGGCGGCGGCCCTGGGTCTCGACCGCAAACCATGGGTCAAAACCTCGCTTGCACCGGGCAGCCAGGTCGTGTCCGCCTACTTGGAGGCGGCGGGCCTGCAAGAAGACCTCGACAAGATCGGCTTCAACCTTGTGGGCTACGGCTGCACCACCTGCATCGGCAACTCCGGCCCGATCCAGGAGGAGATCAGCAAAGCCATCGCCGACGGCGATCTGGTCGCCACCTCGGTCCTGTCCGGCAACCGCAACTTCGAAGGGCGGATTTCGCCTGACGTGCGCGCCAACTACTTGGCCTCACCCCCGCTGGTCGTCGCCTATGCGCTCGCGGGCACGCTTGACATCAACCTTGCCGAAGACGCCATCGGCCAAGACGGGGACGGCAACGACGTCTTCCTGAAAGACATCTGGCCCACCAGCCAGGAGGTTGCCGAACTGGTCGAAGCAACCGTGACGCGCGAAGCCTTTCAGGAGAAATACGCCGAAGTCTTCACCGGCGACGAAAAATGGCAGGGCGTGGAAACCACCGACCAGAAAACCTACGACTGGCCGCCAACCTCCACCTATGTCCAGAACCCGCCCTACTTCCAGGGCATGTCGCCGGAACCGGGCGTGATCACCAACATCGAAGGGGCCAAGGTTCTGGCCCTGCTCGGTGACATGATCACCACCGACCACATCTCGCCCGCTGGCGCGTTCAAGGAATCGACCCCCGCAGGGCAGTACCTGACCGAACGGCAAGTCGCCCCGCGCGAGTTCAACTCCTACGGCTCCCGCCGCGGCAATCACGAGATCATGATGCGCGGCACCTTCGCCAACATCCGTATCAAGAACGAGATGCTGGACGGCGTCGAAGGCGGCTACACAAAAGGGCCCGACGGCGAACAGACGTCGATCTTCGACGCGGCCATGGCACATCAGGAAAACGGCACACCGCTCGTAATCTTCGGCGGCGAACAATACGGCGCAGGGTCATCCCGCGACTGGGCGGCCAAGGGCACCGCGCTCCTGGGCGTCAAGGCGGTCATCGCGGAAAGCTTCGAACGCATCCACCGCTCAAACCTCGTCGGCATGGGCGTCATCCCGTTCGAATTCACGAACGGCGACACCCGCAAATCGCTGGGCCTCAAGGGCGATGAAACCGTCTCCATCTCCGGCCTCGACACGATCCAGCCCCTGCAAGAGGTGCCCTGCACCATCACCATGGGTGACGGCTCGGTCAAAGAGATTACGCTGAAATGCCGGATCGATACCGCGATCGAGATCGAATACATCGAACATGGCGGCGTTCTGCACTACGTGCTGCGCAACCTTGCATCCGCCGCCTAA
- a CDS encoding sulfite exporter TauE/SafE family protein has translation MIAAVGEALALPGIWWLVSAILAAGLVRGFAGFGSGMIIMAAASSVLSPFAALAFLVVVEFWGPLPNLRPALRNGNLREAGWLLLGVAIGLPAGLWTLSFVNPDAFGWGVSVAILILLAALMSGWRYRGPMGPRTTVGVGTFGGFLGGLAGIPGPPVILLYMASAKAIAVIRANFLLYLLGIDVMMLGIFLVFGLLDAQAVIIGLVLVPLYMIANVAGAWLFDPGAERLFRTVAYIVIAASAILGLPIWEMGHAP, from the coding sequence ATGATCGCGGCGGTGGGGGAGGCGCTGGCGCTGCCGGGGATTTGGTGGCTTGTCTCTGCGATCCTAGCCGCCGGGTTAGTGCGCGGCTTTGCGGGGTTCGGGTCAGGCATGATCATCATGGCGGCGGCCAGTTCGGTCCTGTCACCCTTTGCCGCGTTGGCGTTTCTGGTGGTGGTGGAGTTCTGGGGGCCGCTGCCGAACCTGCGCCCGGCGCTGCGCAACGGCAATCTGCGCGAGGCGGGTTGGCTGCTGCTGGGCGTGGCGATTGGCCTGCCCGCAGGGCTGTGGACGCTGTCATTTGTGAACCCCGATGCGTTCGGCTGGGGAGTGTCGGTTGCCATCCTGATCCTGCTGGCTGCGCTGATGTCGGGCTGGCGCTATCGCGGGCCGATGGGGCCGCGCACGACTGTGGGTGTGGGCACATTTGGCGGGTTTCTGGGTGGACTGGCCGGTATTCCCGGTCCGCCGGTCATTCTGCTGTACATGGCGTCGGCCAAGGCGATTGCGGTGATAAGGGCGAATTTCCTGCTATATCTGCTGGGCATTGACGTGATGATGCTGGGCATCTTTTTGGTGTTTGGTCTGCTGGATGCGCAGGCGGTCATTATCGGGTTGGTGCTGGTGCCGCTGTATATGATCGCCAACGTTGCGGGCGCGTGGCTGTTTGATCCGGGGGCGGAGCGACTTTTCCGCACGGTGGCCTATATCGTCATCGCGGCATCCGCTATTCTGGGCCTGCCGATTTGGGAGATGGGTCATGCGCCTTAA
- a CDS encoding heme ABC transporter permease translates to MSLWEYANPVKFLRLSERVQPWLWAGAAICLVVGLVWGFFFTPDDFRQGSTVKIIYLHVPSALMAINAWFMMLVASLIWIVRRHHVSALAARAAAPVGIVMTLIALFTGAIWGQPMWGTWWAWDPRLTSFLILFLFYLGYVALWEAIEDPDTAADLTSILCLVGTVFAVLSRYAVLFWNQGLHQGASLSLDKEENVADVFYFPLLVCIGGFVLLFLALVLYRTGTEIRVRRTRALMARETRGANLRAEEA, encoded by the coding sequence ATGTCACTTTGGGAATACGCCAACCCTGTCAAGTTTCTGCGCCTGAGCGAACGGGTGCAGCCGTGGCTTTGGGCCGGGGCCGCCATCTGTCTGGTCGTGGGGCTGGTCTGGGGGTTCTTCTTTACGCCGGATGACTTCCGGCAGGGCTCGACCGTCAAGATCATCTATTTGCACGTGCCTTCGGCACTGATGGCGATCAATGCGTGGTTCATGATGCTGGTGGCGTCGCTGATCTGGATCGTGCGGCGGCATCATGTGTCTGCGCTGGCTGCGCGGGCGGCGGCGCCCGTGGGCATCGTGATGACATTGATTGCACTCTTTACCGGGGCGATCTGGGGGCAGCCGATGTGGGGCACATGGTGGGCGTGGGACCCGCGCCTGACCTCGTTCCTGATCCTGTTTTTGTTTTATCTGGGCTACGTGGCCTTGTGGGAGGCCATCGAGGATCCCGATACGGCGGCGGATTTGACGTCTATCCTGTGTCTGGTGGGCACCGTCTTTGCCGTGCTGAGCCGTTATGCCGTGCTGTTCTGGAACCAAGGGCTGCATCAGGGGGCGTCGCTGAGCCTGGATAAGGAAGAGAACGTAGCGGACGTGTTCTATTTCCCGCTGCTCGTGTGCATTGGCGGGTTTGTTTTGCTGTTTCTGGCGTTGGTGCTTTACCGGACGGGAACGGAGATACGGGTGCGTCGGACGCGCGCGTTGATGGCGCGTGAGACGCGCGGTGCGAACCTGCGGGCGGAGGAGGCGTGA
- a CDS encoding sulfite exporter TauE/SafE family protein has protein sequence MTEMIADTLALPGFVWVLAVTMVAGVVYGFAGFGAALVYMPIATAFVPVEMAIAAFGVTALASLVSVVPRAWGQADRPNVVLMIVVATLALPLGIAILRLNDVTTMRWAVLAVTTLTLVALVLGWRYKAVPTRTARVSVAAATGVVGGATGLVGPIMVLFQLSGQEGVARARANTLVFLTVTGLLTVPLMAMQGLLTVEAVVLGLLLIVPYGIASRVGQALFDPGRQVLYRRVAYVIIAVAIIMGLPVFGG, from the coding sequence ATGACAGAAATGATCGCGGATACGCTGGCGTTGCCGGGCTTTGTCTGGGTGCTGGCCGTCACGATGGTGGCGGGCGTCGTCTACGGATTTGCCGGGTTTGGCGCGGCGTTGGTTTACATGCCGATTGCTACGGCCTTTGTTCCCGTTGAGATGGCGATTGCGGCCTTTGGTGTGACCGCGCTGGCGTCGCTGGTGTCCGTGGTGCCGCGGGCGTGGGGGCAGGCGGATCGGCCCAATGTCGTGCTGATGATCGTCGTGGCGACCCTCGCCTTGCCGCTGGGGATCGCGATCCTTCGGTTGAATGATGTGACGACCATGCGCTGGGCGGTGCTGGCGGTGACGACGCTGACGCTGGTCGCACTGGTGCTGGGCTGGCGGTACAAGGCCGTGCCCACGCGCACGGCGCGTGTGTCCGTGGCTGCGGCCACTGGTGTGGTCGGCGGTGCGACCGGGTTGGTGGGGCCGATCATGGTGCTGTTTCAGTTGAGCGGGCAGGAGGGCGTGGCGCGGGCGCGGGCAAATACGCTGGTGTTTCTGACCGTAACGGGTCTGCTGACCGTGCCATTGATGGCGATGCAGGGGCTGTTGACCGTCGAGGCCGTGGTGCTGGGGCTGTTGTTGATCGTGCCTTATGGCATTGCCTCGCGCGTTGGGCAGGCGTTGTTCGATCCGGGCCGGCAGGTGCTTTACCGCCGCGTCGCCTATGTCATCATCGCCGTTGCCATCATCATGGGCCTGCCGGTGTTCGGCGGATGA
- a CDS encoding DsbE family thiol:disulfide interchange protein, giving the protein MAKVSPLMLAPIGIFAGFVALAAVGMFRENPNELPSTRIGALAPPLTDAQLADYAPVMDGDLVRGEVTLVNFWASWCPPCRAEHPKLLEMAAEGMPIIGVNFRDTEGPASKYLNEDGNPFVAVAFDPAARSAIDWGVTAPPETFILDGDGTILYRFQGPLVGSDYENRFLPALEKALSN; this is encoded by the coding sequence GTGGCTAAGGTATCGCCGCTGATGCTGGCCCCCATCGGTATTTTTGCGGGCTTTGTGGCGTTGGCCGCTGTGGGCATGTTTCGTGAGAACCCCAACGAGTTACCGTCGACCCGTATTGGTGCCCTTGCGCCGCCGTTGACAGACGCGCAGCTTGCCGACTATGCGCCGGTGATGGACGGTGATCTGGTGCGCGGTGAGGTCACGCTGGTGAATTTCTGGGCATCTTGGTGTCCGCCGTGCCGTGCCGAGCATCCAAAGCTTTTGGAAATGGCGGCGGAGGGGATGCCGATCATCGGCGTGAACTTCAGAGACACCGAGGGGCCGGCGTCAAAATACCTGAACGAAGACGGCAACCCGTTTGTCGCCGTGGCGTTTGATCCCGCGGCCCGGTCGGCTATCGACTGGGGTGTGACGGCGCCGCCCGAGACTTTCATTCTGGATGGGGATGGCACAATTCTGTACCGGTTCCAAGGGCCGCTTGTCGGGTCGGATTATGAAAATCGGTTTCTGCCCGCGCTGGAAAAGGCGCTGTCAAATTGA
- a CDS encoding SDR family NAD(P)-dependent oxidoreductase, with product MKTALVTGAARGLGRAIAADLARDHRVVITWRSTEPTELLKDHPDIAAFQVDLADPGATAALPQQVIDHFGRLDIIVNNAGSLLTDDAENYDADAIATNFNVNVNAPMGLVAAALEHLQPGAAIVNISSQNARLPAMVAHSYSASKAAVDTWTKIAAKTLGPKGIRVNAVAPGAVNTPEATRPDDITDMIINDSALRRMATPDDIAAAVRFLASDAAAAITGTILDVNAGYRL from the coding sequence ATGAAAACCGCACTCGTTACCGGAGCCGCAAGGGGGCTGGGGCGCGCCATCGCCGCTGATCTGGCCCGGGACCACCGGGTCGTGATCACCTGGCGCAGCACCGAACCAACCGAATTGCTCAAAGACCATCCAGACATTGCCGCTTTCCAGGTTGATCTGGCGGATCCCGGCGCAACAGCGGCCCTGCCGCAGCAAGTCATCGACCACTTCGGTCGTCTCGACATCATCGTGAACAACGCAGGCAGCCTCCTGACCGATGACGCCGAAAACTACGACGCGGATGCCATCGCGACCAATTTCAACGTCAACGTAAACGCGCCCATGGGTCTCGTGGCCGCCGCCTTGGAACATCTCCAACCCGGTGCGGCCATCGTCAACATCTCGTCCCAAAACGCCCGCCTGCCCGCCATGGTCGCGCACAGCTACTCCGCAAGCAAAGCCGCCGTCGACACCTGGACCAAGATCGCCGCCAAAACGCTCGGCCCCAAGGGCATCCGCGTGAACGCCGTGGCCCCCGGCGCCGTCAACACCCCCGAAGCGACCCGCCCGGACGACATCACCGATATGATCATCAACGACAGCGCCCTGCGCCGCATGGCCACCCCAGACGACATCGCCGCCGCCGTCCGCTTCCTCGCCTCCGACGCGGCAGCAGCCATCACCGGCACCATCCTGGACGTCAACGCAGGTTACCGTTTGTAA
- a CDS encoding Mth938-like domain-containing protein gives MRLNEITFTDAKPVEGYGPGFFRIGGEVIVGGMLTGPTGTVAWAGYKDVAPLVALARKVDVLFIGTGADTAHIPAALRAQLEEAGLGLEVMSSPSAARTYNVLLSEGRRIALAVLPV, from the coding sequence ATGCGCCTTAATGAGATCACGTTCACCGATGCCAAACCTGTGGAGGGCTACGGGCCCGGGTTTTTCCGCATCGGGGGCGAGGTGATCGTCGGGGGCATGTTGACGGGCCCCACCGGCACGGTGGCCTGGGCGGGATACAAGGATGTGGCCCCTTTGGTCGCCCTGGCCCGCAAGGTCGATGTCTTGTTCATCGGCACCGGTGCGGACACGGCCCACATCCCCGCCGCATTGCGCGCGCAGTTGGAAGAGGCTGGTCTGGGCCTTGAGGTGATGTCGTCCCCGTCGGCGGCACGGACCTACAACGTGCTTTTGAGCGAAGGCCGCCGCATTGCGCTGGCGGTGTTGCCCGTCTGA
- the ccmA gene encoding heme ABC exporter ATP-binding protein CcmA: MEMTVTDLAVGRGGVPVLAGVSFAVGSGQALVLRGPNGSGKTTLLRTVAGLQVPMAGVVAGAEDRIAYAGHADGLKAALSVAENLRFWASVFGQSDIAPALAAFDLEDLVDRPAGRLSAGQKRRLGLARLMVTGRDVWVLDEPTVSLDAASVALFAAAVREHLARGGAALMATHIELGLEAEALDVSRFRAAAARMDAADEAFL; this comes from the coding sequence ATGGAAATGACTGTCACTGATCTGGCCGTGGGCCGTGGCGGCGTGCCGGTGCTGGCGGGCGTGTCCTTTGCCGTTGGGTCCGGGCAGGCGCTTGTGCTGCGCGGGCCGAACGGGTCGGGCAAGACGACGCTCTTGCGCACTGTGGCCGGGTTGCAGGTGCCAATGGCGGGTGTCGTGGCGGGGGCCGAGGATCGCATTGCCTATGCTGGCCACGCGGACGGGTTGAAGGCGGCGCTGAGCGTGGCCGAGAACCTGCGCTTCTGGGCGTCGGTGTTTGGGCAGTCGGATATTGCGCCTGCTTTGGCCGCCTTTGATCTGGAGGATTTGGTGGACCGGCCCGCGGGCCGTTTGTCGGCCGGGCAGAAGCGCCGGTTGGGGTTGGCGCGGTTGATGGTGACGGGGCGCGATGTGTGGGTTCTGGATGAGCCGACGGTGTCGCTGGATGCGGCATCTGTTGCGCTTTTTGCCGCTGCGGTGCGGGAGCATCTGGCGCGGGGCGGGGCGGCGTTGATGGCGACGCATATTGAACTGGGGCTTGAGGCGGAGGCGCTGGATGTGTCGCGCTTTCGCGCGGCAGCGGCGCGGATGGATGCCGCGGACGAGGCGTTTTTGTGA
- the ccmB gene encoding heme exporter protein CcmB, translated as MRALFFRDLALALRAGGGFGLGLAFFLIVVVLVPFSVGPQSALLTQIAPGVLWLGALLACLLSLDRLLAVDWEDGALDLLATSPLPLEGIVAVKAAAHWVTTGLPLVLAAPVLGVLLNLAPSGYGVLVVSLALGTPALSMIGAFGAALTVGIKRGGLLLSLLVLPLYVPTLIFGAEAARRAAQGLDSATPLLLLAGITLAVLAAMPFAAGAVLRVNLR; from the coding sequence GTGAGGGCTCTGTTTTTCCGGGATCTGGCGCTGGCCTTGCGGGCGGGGGGCGGCTTTGGCCTGGGTTTGGCCTTTTTCCTGATCGTCGTTGTGTTGGTGCCCTTCAGCGTGGGGCCGCAATCGGCGCTCTTGACCCAGATTGCGCCGGGAGTTTTGTGGTTGGGAGCGCTGTTGGCGTGTCTGTTGTCGCTGGACCGGCTGTTGGCAGTGGATTGGGAGGACGGGGCGCTGGATCTGCTGGCGACGTCGCCCCTGCCGCTAGAGGGGATCGTGGCAGTGAAGGCGGCGGCGCATTGGGTGACGACCGGGTTGCCCTTGGTGCTGGCCGCGCCCGTGTTGGGGGTGCTGCTGAACCTTGCGCCGTCTGGGTATGGGGTGCTGGTGGTGAGCCTGGCCCTTGGGACGCCGGCGCTGTCGATGATTGGTGCGTTTGGTGCGGCGCTGACCGTGGGGATCAAGCGGGGTGGGCTGCTCTTGTCGTTGCTTGTGCTGCCTCTGTATGTGCCGACGCTGATCTTTGGGGCGGAGGCAGCGCGGCGGGCGGCACAGGGGTTGGACAGCGCCACGCCTTTGCTGCTTTTGGCGGGGATCACGCTGGCCGTGCTGGCCGCGATGCCATTTGCCGCAGGGGCGGTGCTGCGCGTGAACCTGCGATAA
- the ccmD gene encoding heme exporter protein CcmD, protein MPDLGKYADAVLSAYAVSIVLLVAIVVLTVWRGRRVRAEMEAVERRSVQGG, encoded by the coding sequence ATGCCGGATCTTGGGAAATACGCAGATGCAGTGCTGTCTGCCTATGCGGTGTCGATCGTGCTGCTGGTCGCCATTGTCGTGTTGACCGTTTGGCGTGGGCGCCGCGTGCGCGCGGAGATGGAGGCGGTTGAGCGGCGGAGTGTGCAGGGTGGCTAA